In a genomic window of Halalkalibacillus sediminis:
- a CDS encoding ABC transporter ATP-binding protein, whose protein sequence is MERVLSVSQLGKSFKNDKVLSDISFDVHKGEIMAILGPNGAGKSTTIRNIMGILYPDEGEINFHNHKGKEIPRHRIGYLPEERGLYKNVKVMDILLYFAELKDYPKEKARKRALEYLKKFDLEGKDKVSVEELSKGMGQKVQFIGSIIHEPDLLILDEPFSGLDPVSQELFKQEIKELAAKGTAILLSSHQMNLVEQMCDRLFLIHRGRKVIYGSMDEVKTEYANFKCTIHGQNNISELEKVPEVTRVEQNGDISILYLTQDVRVSTWIKSLPDTLDIQELSVDRISLHEIFIDIATDRNIAEEAGVQHA, encoded by the coding sequence ATGGAGAGAGTGTTAAGTGTTAGTCAGTTGGGAAAATCGTTTAAGAATGACAAAGTCCTCAGCGATATCTCATTCGACGTCCACAAAGGTGAAATCATGGCCATTTTAGGACCGAACGGAGCAGGAAAATCAACAACGATCCGCAATATCATGGGAATTCTATATCCAGATGAAGGCGAGATTAATTTTCATAATCACAAAGGGAAAGAAATACCTCGTCACAGGATTGGTTATTTACCAGAGGAACGCGGTCTTTACAAAAACGTAAAAGTGATGGATATCCTATTGTATTTTGCAGAACTCAAAGATTATCCGAAAGAAAAAGCACGCAAGCGCGCATTAGAATATTTGAAGAAATTCGATTTAGAAGGTAAAGATAAAGTTTCCGTCGAGGAGCTTTCCAAAGGGATGGGGCAAAAAGTTCAGTTCATTGGCTCGATTATCCATGAACCTGACTTGTTGATATTGGATGAACCTTTCTCAGGACTAGACCCTGTCAGCCAAGAATTGTTCAAACAGGAAATCAAAGAATTGGCAGCTAAAGGTACTGCGATTTTATTAAGTTCACACCAAATGAACCTGGTTGAGCAAATGTGTGACCGCCTTTTCCTAATTCATCGTGGACGCAAAGTGATTTATGGTTCGATGGATGAAGTAAAGACGGAATATGCCAACTTCAAATGTACGATCCATGGTCAGAATAACATCTCTGAATTGGAGAAGGTTCCTGAGGTTACTAGAGTTGAACAAAATGGGGACATTTCTATTTTGTATCTTACTCAAGATGTTCGAGTATCCACTTGGATCAAGTCGTTGCCTGATACATTAGATATTCAGGAATTATCTGTCGACCGAATCTCATTACATGAAATTTTCATAGATATTGCAACTGATCGCAACATCGCCGAGGAAGCAGGTGTTCAACATGCGTAA
- a CDS encoding PQQ-dependent sugar dehydrogenase yields the protein MLRVILLLFSLTLIAACGPDEKDENMNTEDSQESEEVVENAESEDQGESETDEPEENKDRSEDGQFTDKTEVLTTNLEIPWTISKTDERLYVTERAGRLYEINLDGEKNEQSLNLPSPVHHEGEGGLLGFELVPPFEESQQAFAYYTYQDSGETFNKVVLLEKDDEEWTETSILLDEIPSERIHNGGRLKVGPDEKLYITTGDAATPALSQDRNSLAGKILRMNLDGTIPSDNPFDDSYVYSYGHRNPQGLAWGDDGTMYSSEHGQSAHDEINLIEAGNNYGWPEIEGDETSEGMETPFYHTGEETWAPSGISFHNEKLYIATLRGSRIIKLDLSTKDAETAEEGFGRMRDVYIQDGSIFAITSNRDGRGSPTEEDDRLIRINIGEDE from the coding sequence ATGTTACGTGTAATCCTGTTACTCTTCTCGCTCACGCTCATAGCCGCATGTGGCCCGGATGAGAAGGATGAAAATATGAATACAGAAGATTCACAGGAAAGCGAGGAAGTTGTGGAGAACGCTGAATCGGAGGACCAAGGAGAATCTGAGACAGATGAACCCGAAGAAAATAAAGATCGTTCAGAGGACGGGCAATTCACTGATAAAACTGAGGTTCTAACGACTAACTTGGAAATACCGTGGACAATTTCCAAAACTGATGAGCGCCTTTACGTTACAGAACGAGCTGGGCGACTATATGAAATAAATTTAGATGGAGAAAAGAACGAACAGAGCCTCAATCTACCAAGCCCCGTGCACCATGAAGGTGAAGGCGGATTACTCGGTTTCGAACTCGTGCCACCTTTTGAAGAATCGCAACAAGCCTTCGCATACTACACCTATCAAGATTCTGGTGAAACATTCAACAAGGTCGTTTTATTAGAAAAAGATGATGAGGAATGGACGGAGACCTCTATTCTTTTAGATGAGATACCAAGTGAGCGCATTCACAATGGTGGGCGTTTGAAGGTAGGGCCAGATGAAAAGCTTTACATTACTACAGGAGATGCTGCAACCCCTGCGCTTTCTCAAGACCGAAACAGTTTAGCAGGAAAAATTTTAAGAATGAACCTTGACGGTACTATTCCAAGCGACAATCCATTCGATGACTCTTATGTCTATTCTTACGGCCACCGAAACCCTCAGGGATTAGCTTGGGGTGATGATGGAACGATGTACAGCTCAGAACATGGCCAAAGTGCTCACGATGAAATCAATTTGATTGAGGCTGGCAATAATTACGGTTGGCCGGAAATTGAAGGAGACGAAACTTCGGAAGGCATGGAAACTCCGTTCTATCATACTGGCGAAGAGACATGGGCTCCGTCAGGAATATCTTTTCATAACGAAAAGCTTTATATAGCAACACTAAGAGGCTCTCGAATTATAAAACTCGATCTATCAACAAAAGACGCCGAAACTGCCGAAGAAGGGTTCGGACGGATGCGCGACGTATATATACAAGATGGATCGATTTTCGCGATCACGAGTAACCGTGACGGTCGTGGATCACCGACCGAAGAAGATGATCGATTGATTCGAATAAACATTGGTGAGGATGAATGA
- a CDS encoding ATP-binding cassette domain-containing protein encodes MSKWVEINEVSKKIDEFHLGPINLSVEPGTITCLVGSNGAGKSTLLKMMAGLVSYDDGSLTMFNEDYLMNKDDWKQHVSYMPQSLLGCDPFNGHQLKELISTWYPDWDEEYFNELVDLFEINLNKKYGRLSPGGKQRLNIALTLPRNTKLLLLDEPTSHIDIPAKAKFMDEIVRWMDKGERSIIMSSHQADDIKKLADYLVLFHEGMQLGTFEKEELTQQFQKYWMQESLPHEVIPGEIDRKGDRVIISQDNVETEEFFKKNQLSYINREPLSVEEIITVLLDKKREKTT; translated from the coding sequence ATGAGTAAATGGGTAGAAATTAACGAAGTAAGCAAAAAAATTGATGAATTTCATTTAGGTCCAATAAATCTATCTGTAGAACCAGGCACGATCACTTGTCTAGTAGGTAGTAATGGTGCAGGCAAAAGCACACTATTGAAAATGATGGCTGGACTTGTGAGCTATGATGACGGTAGCTTGACCATGTTCAATGAGGATTACTTGATGAACAAAGACGATTGGAAACAGCACGTTTCCTATATGCCACAGAGTCTATTAGGTTGTGACCCTTTCAATGGTCATCAATTGAAAGAATTAATTTCAACTTGGTATCCAGACTGGGATGAAGAATATTTCAATGAATTAGTAGACTTATTTGAAATTAATTTGAATAAAAAATATGGCAGGCTTTCTCCTGGTGGGAAACAACGCTTGAACATCGCACTCACCTTGCCCAGAAATACCAAACTACTATTACTGGATGAACCTACATCCCACATTGATATACCAGCAAAGGCAAAATTCATGGATGAAATTGTCCGCTGGATGGATAAAGGCGAACGTTCCATCATCATGAGTAGCCATCAGGCAGATGACATCAAAAAACTAGCGGACTATCTTGTTCTTTTTCACGAAGGAATGCAGTTGGGCACCTTCGAAAAAGAAGAACTTACGCAACAATTCCAGAAATATTGGATGCAAGAGTCATTGCCTCATGAAGTCATTCCAGGTGAAATCGACCGAAAAGGAGACAGAGTGATCATCTCCCAAGACAATGTCGAAACAGAAGAATTTTTTAAGAAGAATCAATTAAGCTATATTAATCGTGAACCTTTATCAGTAGAGGAAATCATCACGGTTTTATTAGATAAAAAGAGAGAGAAAACAACATAG
- a CDS encoding alpha/beta hydrolase family protein produces the protein MIEFKKPGVEQFFQTYGIQTFAVRPDEKQLVFSTNLNGKYNLWGMDLPNTFPYPLTAHDQSTSEIGFEPNGKYIVAISDEDGDENGQIYAVPTQGGELVDLRTAEGKRHMGTIFSEDGRYLYYSSTKDDETFLKIYRYDIENDEEEIIVHGDGAATFLIDVSPDGKSVVYGKHISNTSNLLYVQHDGKSYPLTDEEGPDHTFGGVVFTSDNDIYFTTNYGADQGYLAKYDIKKEKFEKMNDFEGQDISNLKYDKENELLYVVSHQGVVDRLFSFDLFNGVIRKVDTPCDVIEQLKVSKSGNVYILGRSATIPFNIYQLVGEKWSNLTNFGVPGVSQDEMSTPEIVKYPSFDGLEIEALFFRAKPENDNGHVILWPHGGPQAAERSSFRALFQFLVHRGYSIFAPNFRGSSGYGLKYMKMVEGDWGHGPRLDNVEGLEWLIREGYVDRDKILLMGGSYGGYMALLLHGRHSKYFKAVVDIFGVSNLFSFIESVPEHWKPIMEKWVGDPVKDKVKLEEDTPITYLDSMDKPMLVIQGAKDPRVVKAESDQIVEALRDKGIHVEYLVLDDEGHGFSKKENEIKVYQKVLEFFDQFID, from the coding sequence ATGATTGAGTTTAAGAAACCGGGAGTTGAGCAATTCTTTCAAACGTATGGCATTCAGACGTTCGCCGTGCGTCCCGACGAAAAACAACTAGTATTCAGTACGAATCTTAATGGGAAATATAATTTGTGGGGGATGGACTTACCTAATACATTTCCTTATCCGTTAACCGCTCATGATCAAAGCACAAGTGAAATCGGTTTTGAACCGAATGGAAAATATATCGTGGCAATCAGCGACGAGGATGGCGACGAAAACGGACAGATATACGCGGTACCTACCCAAGGTGGTGAACTTGTCGACCTAAGAACAGCAGAAGGAAAACGACATATGGGTACTATTTTTTCAGAGGATGGACGTTATTTGTATTATTCATCTACAAAGGACGATGAAACGTTTTTGAAAATTTATCGCTATGATATTGAAAACGATGAGGAAGAAATTATCGTACACGGTGATGGAGCAGCTACGTTTTTAATTGATGTAAGCCCTGATGGTAAAAGTGTTGTCTACGGAAAACATATTTCTAATACGAGTAATCTTTTGTATGTACAACATGACGGTAAATCATATCCTCTTACAGATGAGGAAGGGCCGGATCATACCTTTGGTGGTGTAGTATTCACTTCCGATAATGATATTTACTTCACGACGAATTACGGTGCCGATCAAGGCTACCTTGCAAAATATGATATTAAAAAAGAGAAGTTCGAGAAAATGAATGATTTCGAAGGTCAAGATATTTCAAATCTCAAATACGATAAAGAAAATGAGTTGCTTTATGTGGTTAGTCACCAAGGGGTGGTAGATCGATTATTCAGTTTTGATTTGTTTAATGGGGTGATTAGGAAGGTAGATACTCCGTGTGATGTTATCGAACAACTAAAGGTATCAAAAAGTGGCAATGTATATATTTTAGGACGTTCAGCAACGATTCCTTTCAATATTTATCAGTTGGTTGGTGAAAAGTGGTCGAACCTGACCAACTTCGGTGTACCTGGAGTCAGTCAAGACGAGATGTCCACTCCTGAAATTGTAAAGTATCCTTCTTTCGATGGACTTGAGATTGAAGCCTTGTTCTTCCGAGCTAAACCAGAAAATGATAATGGTCATGTAATTTTGTGGCCACATGGAGGACCACAAGCAGCAGAACGCTCGTCATTCCGTGCGTTGTTCCAATTCTTGGTACATCGAGGGTACAGCATATTTGCCCCCAACTTCCGTGGATCCAGCGGTTACGGATTGAAGTACATGAAGATGGTAGAAGGTGATTGGGGACACGGTCCAAGACTTGATAACGTGGAAGGATTGGAATGGCTCATACGGGAAGGTTACGTAGATCGTGACAAAATCTTGTTGATGGGTGGTAGCTATGGTGGTTATATGGCGCTTCTGCTACACGGCCGTCACTCAAAATATTTCAAGGCAGTCGTTGATATTTTTGGAGTTAGTAATCTATTCAGCTTCATAGAGTCTGTCCCTGAGCACTGGAAGCCGATTATGGAAAAGTGGGTAGGAGATCCAGTTAAAGATAAGGTGAAATTGGAGGAAGATACACCAATTACCTATTTGGATTCCATGGATAAACCGATGCTCGTCATCCAGGGTGCAAAAGACCCGAGAGTAGTTAAGGCTGAGTCAGATCAGATTGTAGAAGCACTTCGCGATAAAGGTATTCATGTCGAGTATCTAGTGCTTGATGATGAAGGTCACGGATTCTCGAAGAAAGAAAATGAAATAAAGGTCTATCAAAAAGTACTTGAGTTCTTCGACCAATTTATAGATTAA
- a CDS encoding nuclear transport factor 2 family protein yields MTTEKEKFLREFNEAFVAGDVDFVAESITDDIQSHMVGDQLLEGKDAVVQRLNSMDAEKHHDLTIDKIITHGKTASVNGVITVESKKIHFCDVYEFNSFKNPKIKKLTAYVIEE; encoded by the coding sequence ATGACAACTGAAAAGGAGAAGTTCTTACGAGAATTTAATGAAGCCTTCGTGGCCGGAGATGTAGATTTTGTAGCGGAAAGTATTACTGACGATATCCAATCCCATATGGTTGGTGATCAACTGTTGGAAGGTAAAGATGCAGTCGTCCAAAGGCTTAACTCAATGGATGCTGAAAAACATCATGATTTGACCATCGATAAGATTATCACACATGGAAAAACTGCATCGGTGAATGGTGTCATCACAGTTGAGTCAAAGAAAATCCACTTCTGTGATGTGTATGAATTTAATAGTTTTAAGAACCCGAAAATCAAAAAGCTCACCGCTTATGTGATCGAAGAGTAG
- a CDS encoding ABC transporter permease produces the protein MRNSLKVAKWEMRRNMKNKSFIISLFLTPIIFIIFATVPTLLSNMGDDDADARTVYLNDELGVYESVEPVIEQEEFVNWNVIETDEDMAAMQDRLENEEEAVFILLNEQTLEEGNVQVLLGEEVNEGFVNDARFFEQPLRQLQLQRAGLSEEETQVVASPLNFETTKASVQPDDEEVASNDGLPSSPMDFMEQAIPGIFAGIVLFSIVITGMMIFQSASQEKKDKVAEIILSSVTPGELMQGKIIGYFGLGITQVAVWLGFAVPIAMWQLDDVPVLEYLLVPETLLLVAIAILGYLLFASLFVGIGATLEDATTSGNFQSVVLMLPFIPFILIGPILSDPSGIVAQVASFIPFTAPGALLIRLSMLEEWPWLEVGIAIAILLVSIWIFMKLAGKIFKIGILIYGKNATPQEIWKWLRA, from the coding sequence ATGCGTAATAGTTTAAAAGTTGCCAAGTGGGAAATGCGCCGCAACATGAAGAACAAGTCTTTTATAATTTCATTGTTTTTAACACCGATCATTTTTATCATTTTCGCCACCGTCCCAACGCTTTTAAGTAACATGGGAGATGACGACGCAGACGCTAGAACCGTTTATTTGAACGATGAATTAGGCGTTTACGAATCAGTCGAACCTGTCATAGAACAAGAAGAATTCGTCAATTGGAATGTGATAGAGACAGACGAAGATATGGCAGCGATGCAGGATCGTTTGGAAAACGAAGAAGAAGCTGTGTTCATTTTATTGAATGAGCAAACATTAGAAGAAGGAAATGTGCAAGTGCTTTTAGGTGAAGAAGTAAATGAAGGGTTCGTCAATGACGCCCGTTTCTTTGAACAACCTCTGCGGCAACTACAGTTACAACGCGCAGGTCTTTCAGAAGAAGAAACGCAAGTGGTAGCGAGTCCATTGAACTTCGAAACAACGAAAGCTTCTGTCCAGCCAGATGACGAAGAAGTTGCAAGTAATGATGGTTTACCTTCATCCCCTATGGATTTCATGGAGCAAGCAATCCCAGGAATCTTTGCAGGAATCGTTTTATTCTCGATTGTCATTACAGGGATGATGATCTTCCAGAGTGCTTCTCAAGAGAAAAAAGATAAAGTAGCAGAAATCATTTTATCATCCGTAACACCAGGAGAACTGATGCAGGGAAAAATCATCGGCTATTTCGGCCTAGGCATCACGCAGGTTGCTGTATGGTTAGGCTTTGCGGTTCCTATTGCCATGTGGCAGCTAGACGATGTACCTGTTCTTGAATACTTACTCGTTCCTGAAACACTATTATTAGTCGCGATTGCGATTCTAGGATACTTATTGTTCGCATCACTATTCGTAGGAATCGGTGCGACCCTTGAGGACGCAACGACAAGCGGAAACTTTCAGAGTGTCGTATTAATGCTTCCGTTCATTCCTTTCATTTTGATCGGACCGATTTTGAGTGATCCAAGCGGTATTGTTGCTCAAGTAGCATCATTCATTCCGTTTACTGCACCAGGAGCATTACTAATTAGATTGTCTATGCTAGAAGAATGGCCATGGCTCGAAGTAGGTATAGCGATCGCAATCTTATTGGTAAGCATCTGGATCTTTATGAAACTAGCAGGTAAAATCTTCAAAATTGGTATCTTGATATATGGTAAAAATGCCACTCCGCAAGAAATTTGGAAATGGTTAAGAGCATAG
- a CDS encoding GntR family transcriptional regulator: MELPIRLSHDSKEPFYHQIEEQLKALISSGQLKEDTPLPSIRALSKDLEVSVITTKRAYQNLEVQGFIRTAQGKGTFVKAVDQTEKDEAIRKQIHQSLEEAVSKARSYQFSKNEVFKIIDEIYESFERRNP; the protein is encoded by the coding sequence ATGGAATTACCTATCAGGCTTTCACATGATTCAAAAGAACCCTTCTATCACCAAATAGAAGAACAATTAAAAGCACTGATTTCAAGCGGGCAACTAAAAGAGGACACACCCTTACCTTCCATCCGTGCGTTATCGAAAGACTTAGAAGTCAGTGTCATTACAACTAAAAGGGCGTATCAAAACTTAGAAGTGCAAGGTTTCATCAGAACAGCCCAAGGAAAGGGCACGTTCGTCAAAGCTGTCGATCAAACTGAAAAAGATGAAGCAATTCGCAAACAAATCCATCAATCATTGGAAGAAGCAGTGTCCAAAGCTCGAAGCTACCAATTTTCAAAAAATGAAGTTTTTAAAATTATTGATGAAATATATGAATCCTTTGAGAGGAGGAACCCGTAA
- a CDS encoding 3-hydroxybutyrate dehydrogenase: MNDQRTVVVTGAAQGIGFAIAKAFSDQGDYVVIGDLNQEKAEEAASKLNQAKGYQVDVSKVEEVERFIQKIINEFGSVEVLVNNAGLQHIDRVEDFPVEKWQLLLDVMLTGPFLMTKFLIPHMKEKQYGRIINISSVHGKTASPYKSAYVSAKHGVVGLTRTVAIETANDGITVNAIMPGAVRTKLVENQLARLAEEDGTTEEEALENNLLKKQPMKRLLEPDEIAHTAVFLASDRAGAITGETVSVSGGW; this comes from the coding sequence ATGAATGATCAACGAACGGTAGTCGTTACAGGGGCAGCTCAAGGAATCGGGTTCGCCATTGCTAAAGCATTTAGTGATCAAGGAGATTACGTGGTAATTGGTGACTTGAATCAAGAAAAGGCTGAAGAGGCCGCTTCAAAATTAAATCAAGCTAAGGGTTACCAAGTGGACGTTTCAAAAGTAGAGGAAGTCGAACGATTTATACAAAAAATCATTAATGAATTTGGTAGTGTGGAGGTCTTGGTGAATAACGCTGGCCTACAACATATAGATCGAGTAGAAGATTTCCCGGTAGAGAAGTGGCAATTGCTTTTAGATGTCATGCTCACGGGGCCTTTCCTGATGACGAAGTTTTTGATTCCACATATGAAGGAAAAGCAATACGGTCGAATTATCAATATTTCCTCCGTTCATGGAAAAACAGCTTCGCCTTATAAATCTGCCTACGTTTCTGCTAAGCATGGAGTAGTCGGGCTTACAAGAACAGTAGCAATTGAAACAGCTAATGATGGAATTACAGTCAATGCGATCATGCCAGGTGCGGTACGAACGAAGCTAGTAGAAAACCAGTTGGCAAGACTTGCGGAGGAAGACGGCACGACTGAGGAAGAGGCTCTAGAGAATAATTTATTAAAAAAACAGCCGATGAAACGGCTATTAGAGCCAGATGAAATTGCCCACACCGCCGTATTCTTAGCATCTGACAGAGCCGGTGCAATAACAGGAGAAACAGTCAGCGTCTCAGGCGGTTGGTAA